A single region of the bacterium genome encodes:
- a CDS encoding carboxypeptidase regulatory-like domain-containing protein has translation MRWAIPPLLFALLAAGPLLAASICGHVTDASTGEPVAQAGVFLRTAAGDYTGDHAATDAAGHYCVDGLAAGTYTLEVLVDDYVVSYRNDIVVADDVTEVPVSANLPALRLALPWPNPSAGATKLRLVVRRETSVQLSVYDAGGRLLRTWGAETLTGGSHDYEWDACGPDGRPVPSGLYLVQARGEDVSSTRALVLTR, from the coding sequence TTGCGGTGGGCGATCCCGCCGCTGCTGTTCGCCCTGCTCGCCGCCGGCCCCCTGCTGGCCGCCTCGATCTGCGGCCACGTCACCGACGCGTCGACCGGCGAGCCCGTCGCGCAGGCGGGCGTCTTCCTGCGCACTGCGGCCGGGGACTACACCGGCGACCACGCGGCCACCGATGCCGCGGGCCACTACTGCGTCGACGGCCTCGCCGCGGGGACCTACACGCTCGAGGTGCTGGTCGACGACTACGTCGTCTCCTACCGCAACGACATCGTGGTCGCCGACGACGTCACGGAGGTGCCCGTGTCCGCGAACCTGCCCGCGCTGCGGCTGGCGCTGCCCTGGCCCAACCCGAGTGCGGGCGCGACCAAGTTGCGGCTCGTCGTCCGGCGCGAGACGTCGGTGCAACTGAGCGTCTACGACGCCGGCGGTCGGTTGCTGCGCACCTGGGGCGCCGAGACGCTCACGGGCGGCAGCCACGATTACGAGTGGGACGCCTGCGGCCCCGACGGTCGCCCGGTCCCGTCCGGTCTCTACCTCGTCCAGGCCCG